In Myxocyprinus asiaticus isolate MX2 ecotype Aquarium Trade chromosome 8, UBuf_Myxa_2, whole genome shotgun sequence, a single genomic region encodes these proteins:
- the LOC127444680 gene encoding B-cell receptor CD22-like — protein MRKDWHPGVAMVMSVRMAPLPLIFLLMIQGVCSADDWGVSYSSSNICALKGSSVIMSCTYKYPPGYKIKKVFWTKFIEKGVEFPDLFNDPEYSQRIQYLGDKRQICTIRLNDVTQKDSHEYYFRFITDKPDGRWIGKPGVTLDITNLHVESPESVTEGDTVSLTCKSTCNLTDRATFIWLKNTQSLTERNNKLLLQSVRREDAGRYSCAVHGHKLTSPHVYLNVTYSPKETFVVVSPSGEIVLGDSVTLTCSSDSNPPVLNYTWFKENESSAVGSGQSYSALQSGFFYCVAQNQHGSQRSAAVQVTVKGNALYIFLGAVTCGAAVVVIAMLIWWMKKRNDTPESQIDHPSPCHKTCDVELNDSVYENADPDEDIYQNI, from the exons ATGAGGAAGGATTGGCATCCAG GTGTTGCTATGGTGATGTCAGTCAGAATGGCTCCTCTTCCTCTGATTTTTCTGCTCATGATTCAGG GGGTTTGTAGTGCTGATGATTGGGGTGTGAGTTATAGCTCTTCAAACATCTGTGCACTAAAGGGCTCATCAGTGATAATGTCCTGCACTTATAAATACCCTCCTGGATATAAGATCAAGAAAGTGTTCTGGACCAAATTTATCGAAAAGGGTGTAGAGTTTCCAGATCTGTTTAATGACCCTGAATACAGTCAGAGGATTCAGTATCTGGGAGATAAACGGCAGATCTGCACCATCAGACTGAATGATGTGACACAGAAGGATTCACACGAGTACTATTTCAGATTCATTACTGATAAACCCGATGGAAGATGGATTGGTAAACCTGGAGTGACTCTTGATATCACAA ATCTTCATGTGGAGTCTCCTGAGAGCGTGACAGAGGGAGATACAGTCAGTCTGACATGTAAAAGCACCTGTAATCTGACTGACAGAGCAACATTCATCTGGTTGAAAAACACACAGTCATTAACTGAGAGAAACAATAAACTCCTCCTGCAGTCAGTCAGAAGAGAGGATGCAGGCAGATATAGCTGTGCTGTACACGGACACAAACTCACATCACCTCATGTTTATCTCAATGTCACAT ATTCCCCAAAGGAGACGTTTGTTGTGGTGAGTCCATCTGGTGAAATAGTTTTGGGTGATTCAGTGACTCTGACCTGCAGCAGTGATTCAAACCCACCTGTTCTGAACTACACCTGGTTTAAGGAGAATGAAAGCTCAGCTGTTGGATCTGGACAGAGTTACAGTGCACTACAGAGTGGATTCTTCTACTGTGTAGCTCAGAATCAACATGGATCTCAGAGATCAGCTGCTGTACAAGTCACTGTTAAAG GAAATGCACTATACATATTTTTGGGAGCTGTGACGTGTGGAGCTGCAGTTGTTGTCATTGCAATGCTAATTTG GTGGATGAAAAAGAGAAATGATACACCAGAGTCTCAG ATTGATCATCCCAGCCCCTGTCATAAAACCTGTGATGTTGAACTGAATGATTCAGTGTACGAG AATGCTGACCCTGATGAGgatatatatcagaatatatag